In a single window of the Mesoplodon densirostris isolate mMesDen1 chromosome 18, mMesDen1 primary haplotype, whole genome shotgun sequence genome:
- the FOXJ1 gene encoding forkhead box protein J1, giving the protein MAESWLRVSGAGAAEEAGPEGGLEESNALDDSLTSLQWLQEFSILNAKAPALPSGDTDPHGYHELSGSAEPGSPLAADPACLEQPHTPGKPTSSCTSRSAPSGLQAPPPDDVDYATNPHVKPPYSYATLICMAMQASKATKITLSAIYKWITDNFCYFRHADPTWQNSIRHNLSLNKCFIKVPREKDEPGKGGFWRIDPQYAERLLSGAFKKRRLPPVHIHPAFARQAAPEPSAAPWAGPLTVNTEAQQLLREFEEATGEAGWGAGEGRLGRKRKQPLPKQVAKVPRPSSPLLLTQEEQGELEPLKGNFDWEAIFDAGTLGGELSTLETLELSPPLSPASHGDVDLTIHGHHIDCPVTWGPPVDQATDSLDFDETLLATSFLQHPWDESTRSSLPPEPLFEAGDATLASDLHDWASLGAFM; this is encoded by the exons atggcggagagctggctacgcgtctcgggagcaggggcagcggaggaggccggaccggAAGGCGGCCTGGAGGAGTCTAACGCCCTGgatgacagcctgaccagcctgcaGTGGCTGCAGGAATTCTCCATTCTCAACGCCAAGGCCCCCGCCCTGCCTTCGGGGGACAccgacccccacggctaccacgagctgtcaggctcggccgagccgGGGTCTCCCCTGGCGGCGGACCCCGCCTGCCTGGAGCAGCCGCACACGCCCGGCAAGCCCACGTCCTCGTGCACGtcgcggagcgccccctcggggctgcaggccccgcctcccgacgacgtggactacgccaccaacccgcacgtgaagccgccctactcgtatgccacactcatctgcatggccatgcaggccagcaaggccaccaagatcaccctgtcggccatctacaagtggatcacggacaacttctgctacttccgccacgctgatcccacctggcag aactccatccgccacaacctgtccctgaacaagtgcttcatcaaggtgcctcgggagaaggatgagccaggcaaggggggctTCTGGCGCATCGAcccccagtacgccgagcggctgctgagtggggccttcAAGAAGCGgcggctgcccccagtccacatccacccggcctttgcccgCCAGGCCGCGCCGGAGCCcagcgccgccccatgggccgggccactgaccgtgaacaccgaggcccagcagctgctgcgggagttcgaggaggccactggggaggcgggctggggtgcaggcgagggcaggctggggcgtaagcgtaaacagccgctgcccaagcaggtGGCCAAGGTCCcacggccctccagccccctgctgctgacccaggaggagcagggtgagctggaacccctcaagggcaactttgactgggaggccatcttcGACGCTGGCACGCTGGGCGGGGAGCTGAGCACGCTGGAGACCTTGGAGCTGAGCCCGCCGCTGAGCCCCGCCTCgcacggggacgtggacctcaccatccacGGCCACcacatcgactgccctgttacctgggggcctccagtggatCAGGCTACTGACAGCCTGGACTTCGACGAGACCctcctggccacatccttcctgcaGCACCCCTGGGAtgagagcacccgtagctccctgccccccgagcccctctttgaggccggggatgccacactggcctctgacctgcatgactgggccagcctgggcgccttcatgtaa